A genomic region of Candidatus Pseudomonas phytovorans contains the following coding sequences:
- a CDS encoding GAF domain-containing protein codes for MIDLNASGAGLDGYNLLAAQVQALFADERDFIANAAQFSAFLYSQVEDLNWAGFYLNRNEQLVLGPFQGQVACVRIPFGKGVCGAAAATRQTQRVEDVHAFPGHIACDSASNSELVIPLVKEGRLIGVLDLDSPKVGRFSEADQVGLERLAAVFLELTDC; via the coding sequence ATGATCGACCTTAATGCCAGTGGCGCCGGACTCGACGGCTACAACCTGCTGGCAGCGCAAGTGCAGGCGCTGTTTGCCGACGAGCGTGACTTCATCGCCAATGCCGCGCAGTTTTCGGCGTTTCTGTATAGCCAGGTGGAGGACCTGAACTGGGCGGGGTTCTACCTCAACCGCAACGAACAGCTGGTGCTGGGCCCGTTCCAGGGCCAGGTGGCGTGCGTGCGCATTCCGTTCGGCAAGGGCGTGTGCGGGGCAGCGGCGGCAACGCGGCAGACCCAGCGGGTGGAGGACGTGCATGCGTTCCCGGGGCACATTGCCTGTGACAGTGCGTCCAACAGCGAGCTGGTGATCCCGCTGGTGAAGGAGGGCAGGCTGATTGGTGTGCTGGACCTGGATAGCCCGAAGGTCGGGCGGTTCAGCGAGGCGGACCAGGTGGGGCTGGAGCGGTTGGCGGCGGTCTTTCTGGAGCTGACTGACTGCTGA
- a CDS encoding ATP-binding protein, protein MDARLIAFLDRAESVLARLDPLLPAVRPDIDWGTTLAARWQRDGRSGYLLPLEVSLDIRLSDLIGVDQQRDQLGRNTHQFINGLPANHALLWGSRGTGKSSLVRALLAEHASAGLRLIEIERDHLADLPRVVEQLQKLPQRFILFCDDLSFEAGEGDYRVLKSVLDGSLEQAPDNVLLYATSNRRHLVPEKESDNENWKRVDGELHPSEAVEDKIALSDRFGLWLSFYPFTQDHFLNVVEHWIGQLARPAGLAWQRTEELDILAVRWATGRGNRNGRCAYQFARYWVGLQLLEQK, encoded by the coding sequence ATGGACGCTCGCTTGATTGCTTTTCTCGACCGTGCCGAATCGGTACTGGCGCGCCTGGACCCTCTGTTGCCGGCGGTACGCCCAGACATCGACTGGGGCACCACCTTGGCCGCCCGCTGGCAGCGCGATGGCCGCAGCGGTTACTTGCTGCCGCTGGAAGTCAGCCTGGACATCCGCCTCAGCGACCTGATCGGTGTCGACCAGCAGCGTGACCAGCTGGGCCGCAATACCCACCAGTTCATCAACGGCCTGCCGGCCAACCACGCCCTGCTGTGGGGCTCACGCGGCACTGGCAAGTCGTCGCTGGTGCGTGCCTTGCTGGCGGAGCATGCCAGTGCCGGCCTGCGCCTGATCGAAATTGAGCGCGACCACCTGGCCGACTTGCCGCGCGTGGTCGAGCAGCTGCAGAAGCTGCCGCAACGCTTCATCCTGTTCTGCGACGACCTGTCGTTCGAAGCCGGGGAGGGCGACTACCGGGTGCTCAAGAGCGTGCTGGACGGTTCGCTGGAGCAGGCGCCGGACAACGTGCTGCTGTACGCCACCTCCAACCGTCGCCACCTGGTGCCGGAGAAAGAGAGCGACAACGAGAACTGGAAACGCGTGGACGGCGAGCTGCACCCTAGCGAAGCGGTAGAAGACAAGATCGCCTTGTCTGACCGCTTCGGCCTTTGGCTGTCGTTCTACCCGTTCACCCAGGACCACTTCCTGAATGTTGTCGAGCACTGGATCGGCCAGCTGGCACGCCCTGCGGGCCTGGCCTGGCAGCGTACAGAAGAACTCGACATCCTCGCCGTGCGCTGGGCCACCGGCCGCGGCAACCGTAATGGCCGTTGTGCCTATCAGTTCGCCCGCTACTGGGTCGGGCTGCAATTGCTGGAGCAAAAGTAA
- the htpX gene encoding protease HtpX: MMRILLFVATNLAVVLVASITLSLFGFNGFMAANGVDLNLSSLLVFCAVFGFAGSLVSLFISKWMAKMTTGTQIISQPRTRHEQWLLQTVEELSREAGIKMPEVGIFPAYEANAFATGWNRNDALVAVSQGLLERFSPDEVRAVLAHEIGHVANGDMVTLALVQGVVNTFVMFFARIIGNFVDKVIFKNEEGQGIAYYVATIVAELILGILASMIVMWFSRRREYRADEAGAQLAGTSAMIGALQRLRVEQGLPVHMPDTMKAFGINGGLKHGLAGLLMSHPPLEDRIEALRRRG; this comes from the coding sequence ATGATGCGCATTCTGTTGTTTGTGGCCACCAACCTTGCGGTGGTGCTGGTTGCAAGCATTACCCTGAGCCTGTTCGGTTTCAACGGGTTCATGGCCGCCAACGGGGTCGACCTGAACCTCAGCAGCCTGCTGGTGTTCTGCGCCGTGTTCGGTTTTGCCGGCTCCCTCGTATCGCTGTTCATCTCCAAGTGGATGGCGAAGATGACCACCGGCACCCAGATCATCAGCCAGCCACGCACCCGCCATGAGCAGTGGCTGTTGCAAACGGTCGAAGAGCTGTCCCGTGAAGCCGGCATCAAAATGCCCGAAGTGGGTATCTTCCCGGCGTACGAGGCCAACGCCTTCGCCACCGGCTGGAACCGCAACGACGCCTTGGTAGCAGTTTCCCAAGGCCTGCTGGAGCGTTTCTCGCCCGATGAAGTGCGCGCGGTGCTGGCCCACGAAATCGGTCACGTGGCCAACGGCGACATGGTCACCCTGGCGCTGGTGCAGGGCGTAGTGAACACCTTCGTGATGTTCTTCGCACGCATCATCGGCAACTTCGTCGACAAGGTCATCTTCAAGAACGAAGAGGGCCAGGGCATTGCCTACTACGTGGCAACCATTGTGGCCGAGCTGATTCTGGGCATCCTGGCCAGCATGATCGTGATGTGGTTCTCGCGCCGCCGCGAATACCGCGCCGACGAAGCCGGAGCGCAACTGGCCGGCACCTCGGCCATGATCGGCGCCCTGCAGCGCCTGCGTGTAGAGCAAGGCCTGCCGGTGCACATGCCAGACACCATGAAGGCCTTCGGCATCAATGGCGGCCTCAAGCACGGCCTGGCCGGGCTGCTGATGAGCCACCCTCCGCTGGAAGACCGCATCGAGGCCCTGCGCCGCCGCGGTTGA
- the msrB gene encoding peptide-methionine (R)-S-oxide reductase MsrB codes for MKKIEKTLDEWRSMLDPEQYQVCRLKGTERPFSGKYNSERRDGIYHCICCNLALFDAQTKFDSGCGWPSFYAPIEDSAMIEIRDTTHGMIRTEVTCARCDAHLGHVFPDGPPPTGLRYCINSVCIDLRPRD; via the coding sequence ATGAAGAAGATCGAAAAAACCCTGGATGAATGGCGGTCGATGCTCGACCCCGAGCAGTACCAGGTATGCCGCCTCAAGGGCACCGAGCGGCCGTTCAGCGGCAAGTACAACAGCGAGCGCCGTGACGGCATCTACCACTGCATCTGCTGTAACCTGGCGCTGTTTGACGCACAGACCAAGTTCGATTCCGGCTGCGGCTGGCCAAGTTTCTACGCGCCGATCGAAGACAGCGCGATGATCGAGATCCGTGACACCACCCATGGCATGATCCGCACCGAGGTCACCTGTGCCCGTTGCGACGCGCACCTGGGCCACGTGTTCCCGGATGGCCCGCCACCGACCGGCCTGCGCTACTGCATCAACTCGGTGTGCATCGACTTGCGCCCGCGCGACTGA
- a CDS encoding pyridoxal phosphate-dependent aminotransferase: MQFSKSNKLANVCYDIRGPVLKHAKRLEEEGHRILKLNIGNPAPFGFEAPDEILQDVIRNLPTAQGYSDSKGLFSARKAVMQYCQQKEIEGVTIEDIYLGNGVSELIVMSMQALLNNGDEVLIPAPDYPLWTAAVSLAGGKPVHYLCDEQADWFPDLEDIKAKITPNTKALVIINPNNPTGAVYSKELLLGMLELARQHNLVVFSDEIYDKILYDEAVHISTASLAPDLLCLTFNGLSKSYRVAGFRSGWLIISGPKHHALSYIEGIDMLANMRLCANVPAQHAIQTALGGYQSINDLVLPPGRLLEQRNRTYELLNDIPGVSCVKPMGALYAFPRIDPKVCPILNDEKFALDLLLSEKLLIVQGTAFNWPWPDHFRVVTLPRVDDLEAAIGRIGNFLKGYSQ; this comes from the coding sequence ATGCAGTTCAGCAAATCGAACAAGCTCGCCAATGTCTGCTACGACATTCGCGGCCCAGTGCTCAAGCACGCCAAGCGCCTGGAAGAGGAAGGCCACCGCATCCTCAAGCTGAACATCGGCAATCCGGCGCCGTTTGGCTTCGAGGCGCCCGATGAAATCCTCCAGGATGTGATCCGCAACCTGCCCACCGCACAGGGCTACAGCGACTCCAAAGGCCTGTTCAGCGCACGCAAGGCGGTGATGCAGTATTGCCAGCAAAAGGAAATCGAAGGCGTCACCATCGAGGACATCTACCTTGGCAACGGCGTGTCCGAGCTGATCGTGATGTCGATGCAGGCGCTGCTGAACAACGGCGACGAAGTGCTGATCCCGGCGCCCGATTACCCGCTGTGGACCGCTGCCGTGAGCCTGGCCGGCGGCAAACCGGTGCACTACCTGTGCGACGAGCAGGCCGACTGGTTCCCTGACCTTGAAGACATCAAGGCCAAGATCACCCCGAACACCAAGGCCCTGGTGATCATCAACCCGAACAACCCGACCGGCGCGGTGTACTCCAAAGAGCTGCTGCTGGGCATGCTGGAACTGGCCCGCCAGCACAACCTGGTGGTGTTCTCCGATGAGATCTACGACAAGATCCTGTACGACGAAGCCGTGCACATCAGCACCGCCTCGCTGGCACCCGACCTGCTGTGCCTGACCTTCAACGGCCTGTCCAAGTCGTACCGGGTGGCGGGCTTCCGTTCCGGCTGGCTGATCATCTCCGGGCCCAAGCACCACGCGCTGAGCTACATCGAAGGCATCGACATGCTGGCCAACATGCGCCTGTGTGCCAACGTGCCGGCGCAGCATGCCATCCAGACCGCGCTGGGCGGCTACCAGAGCATCAACGACCTGGTACTGCCGCCAGGCCGCCTGCTGGAGCAGCGCAACCGCACCTACGAGCTGCTCAACGATATCCCGGGCGTCAGCTGCGTGAAGCCGATGGGTGCGCTGTATGCATTCCCGCGGATTGACCCGAAGGTGTGCCCGATCCTCAACGACGAGAAATTCGCCCTCGATCTGCTGCTGTCGGAAAAGCTGCTGATTGTTCAGGGTACGGCGTTCAACTGGCCGTGGCCGGACCACTTCCGCGTGGTGACCTTGCCGCGGGTGGATGACCTGGAAGCGGCGATTGGGCGGATTGGTAATTTCCTGAAGGGTTATTCGCAGTAG
- a CDS encoding spermidine synthase, protein MTAEREERLLARVEDAFGVISVYEVDDYRFLEFGDAIEQSCVFTADPSWLEYDYTRAMLVGALCHEQPESALFLGLGAGTLTQACMKFLPLEDIEAIELRPDVPRLAMEHLGLDDDPRLYVRIGDALELLPTAEKTDLLFVDLYTDHGPGVGHLAWNFLANCQQQLNPGGWLVINQWATDDGKPLGAALLRGLYHRHYWELPVKEGNVILLVPADLEQGLDLEGLRARATALAPQLGYSLEGLIREIRPAT, encoded by the coding sequence ATGACGGCGGAACGGGAAGAGCGGCTGCTGGCACGGGTAGAGGACGCCTTTGGCGTTATCAGCGTGTACGAGGTGGACGACTACCGCTTTCTGGAATTTGGCGATGCCATCGAGCAGAGCTGCGTGTTCACCGCCGACCCCAGCTGGCTGGAGTACGACTACACCCGGGCCATGCTGGTCGGGGCGCTGTGCCATGAACAGCCGGAGAGCGCGCTGTTTCTCGGCCTGGGTGCCGGCACGCTGACCCAGGCCTGCATGAAATTTTTGCCGCTGGAAGACATCGAGGCCATCGAGCTGCGCCCGGACGTACCGCGTTTGGCCATGGAGCACCTTGGCCTGGATGACGACCCCCGGTTGTACGTGCGCATCGGTGATGCGCTGGAGCTGCTGCCCACTGCAGAAAAAACCGACCTGTTGTTCGTCGACCTTTACACCGACCACGGGCCGGGCGTAGGGCACCTGGCGTGGAACTTCCTGGCGAACTGCCAGCAACAGCTGAACCCGGGCGGCTGGCTGGTGATCAACCAATGGGCCACCGACGACGGCAAGCCGCTGGGCGCGGCATTGCTGCGCGGGCTGTATCACCGTCATTACTGGGAGCTGCCGGTGAAAGAAGGCAATGTGATCTTGCTGGTGCCGGCTGACCTGGAGCAGGGGCTGGACCTGGAGGGGCTAAGGGCCCGGGCCACGGCGCTGGCGCCGCAGCTGGGCTACAGCCTTGAAGGGCTGATCCGCGAGATTCGGCCGGCTACTTGA
- a CDS encoding response regulator, translated as MLAQRKERETGSGLMDIKFTNRLSYKQARLTVLVGFILGTLLSLIQIGIDYASEDASINREVRALLQISHNPASRIAYNIDSELALELTRGLLQSPAIIRARLIDNNDTVLADVERPRLQDRYRPLSDFLFGEQRQLKERLYLTHMPEEYLGTLYLDVDTYAFGSRFLDRAGITLLNGFARSLVLTGILLALFYMMLTKPLVTVIGALSGSDPRKPRQTRLECPHGHEHDEIGVLVKVANQQFVSMATEIEQRRTAENRLTQYLNELEDIVSARTNELKASNSSLSLSNQELEEARRRALDMAHARAAFLANMSHEIRTPLNGMLGMIALALDSPLPSEQRQQLAIAHDSGKVLVELLNDILDLSKFDAGQLELERIAFDMGSMVEDTANLLSQNTAQSVELTCLIAGNFPSSVLGDPTRVRQIVSNLLSNALKFTRFGRVDVRLVSIVGGVRLEVRDTGIGIPEEAQARIFQPFTQAGAGITRQYGGTGLGLALTRNLCKAMQGHLHIRSEAGFGSCFSAELPLVMHTEAIAPVPLHGRVAALSAAGSGLNELLQSLLPAWGLAYQRHDSSATLDATAMDLLITDDVDHLFPLRAALKTPILLVTAYGNFLPSEQSAALAPLHQLARPLARNALYQTLRRTLQGFDPEHPLASPAIQVEAGRARILLVEDNPVNQLVAKGMLAKLGCQVQLATQGAEALELLEQDDFDLVLMDCNMPVMDGYEASRRIRQSGRWPDLPIVALTANAMPEERERCRAAGMNDYLAKPFRREELLALVDHWVPLNG; from the coding sequence ATGCTTGCGCAGCGCAAGGAACGTGAAACCGGCTCGGGACTCATGGATATCAAGTTCACCAATCGCCTGTCCTACAAGCAAGCCCGGTTGACAGTCCTGGTCGGCTTCATCCTGGGAACATTGCTCAGTCTCATCCAGATCGGCATCGATTATGCCAGCGAAGACGCGTCCATCAACCGTGAAGTGCGCGCCTTGCTGCAAATCAGCCACAACCCGGCCTCGCGCATCGCCTACAACATCGACTCGGAACTGGCGCTGGAACTGACCCGCGGCCTGCTGCAATCGCCGGCGATCATCCGCGCGCGGCTGATCGACAACAACGATACCGTGCTGGCCGATGTCGAGCGCCCACGGCTGCAGGACCGCTACCGCCCGCTCAGCGACTTTCTGTTCGGTGAGCAGCGCCAGCTCAAGGAACGCCTGTACCTGACCCACATGCCCGAAGAATACCTCGGCACCCTGTACCTGGACGTCGACACCTACGCCTTCGGCAGCCGCTTCCTTGACCGCGCCGGCATCACCCTGCTCAATGGCTTTGCCCGCAGCCTGGTACTGACCGGCATTCTGCTGGCGCTGTTCTACATGATGCTGACCAAGCCGCTGGTGACGGTAATCGGCGCCCTCAGCGGCAGCGACCCGCGCAAGCCCCGGCAAACCCGCCTGGAGTGCCCACATGGGCACGAGCATGACGAAATTGGCGTGCTGGTAAAGGTCGCCAACCAGCAGTTCGTCAGCATGGCCACCGAGATCGAACAGCGGCGCACCGCGGAAAACCGCCTTACTCAATACCTGAATGAACTGGAAGACATTGTCTCGGCACGCACCAACGAGCTGAAGGCCAGCAACAGCAGCCTGAGCCTGTCCAACCAGGAACTGGAGGAGGCCCGGCGCCGCGCGCTGGACATGGCCCATGCGCGTGCGGCCTTCCTGGCCAACATGAGCCACGAAATCCGCACCCCGCTCAACGGCATGCTCGGCATGATCGCCCTGGCGCTGGACAGCCCGCTGCCCAGCGAGCAGCGCCAGCAACTGGCAATTGCCCACGACTCGGGCAAAGTGCTTGTGGAATTACTGAACGATATCCTCGACCTGTCCAAGTTCGATGCCGGTCAGCTGGAGCTGGAACGCATTGCGTTCGACATGGGCTCGATGGTTGAAGACACCGCCAACCTGCTGTCGCAGAACACCGCGCAAAGCGTGGAGCTGACCTGCCTGATTGCTGGCAACTTCCCCAGCAGTGTGCTCGGTGACCCCACGCGGGTACGGCAGATCGTCAGCAACCTGCTGTCCAACGCGCTGAAGTTCACCCGCTTCGGCCGTGTCGATGTACGCCTGGTAAGCATCGTCGGCGGCGTGCGCCTGGAGGTGCGAGACACCGGCATCGGTATCCCCGAAGAAGCCCAGGCGCGCATCTTCCAGCCGTTCACCCAAGCCGGCGCCGGCATTACCCGCCAGTACGGCGGCACCGGCCTTGGCCTGGCGCTGACGCGCAACCTGTGCAAGGCCATGCAAGGCCATCTGCACATTCGCTCCGAAGCCGGCTTTGGCAGCTGCTTCAGCGCCGAGCTGCCGCTGGTCATGCACACCGAAGCCATTGCGCCCGTGCCGCTGCACGGGCGCGTGGCTGCCCTGAGCGCAGCAGGCAGCGGGCTCAACGAACTGTTACAGAGCCTGCTGCCCGCATGGGGCCTGGCGTACCAGCGGCATGACAGCAGCGCAACACTGGACGCCACTGCAATGGACCTGCTGATCACCGACGACGTGGACCACCTGTTCCCACTGCGCGCGGCGCTGAAAACACCGATCTTGCTGGTGACCGCCTACGGTAACTTCCTGCCCAGCGAGCAGTCGGCCGCCCTCGCCCCGCTCCATCAACTGGCCCGGCCGCTGGCGCGCAACGCCCTGTACCAGACACTGCGCCGAACCCTGCAAGGTTTTGATCCCGAACACCCGCTGGCCAGCCCTGCCATTCAAGTGGAGGCAGGCCGTGCGCGGATTCTGCTGGTGGAAGACAACCCGGTGAACCAGCTGGTGGCCAAGGGCATGCTGGCCAAGCTCGGCTGCCAGGTTCAACTGGCCACCCAGGGCGCCGAGGCCCTGGAGTTGCTGGAACAAGATGACTTCGATCTGGTGTTGATGGACTGCAACATGCCAGTGATGGACGGCTACGAAGCCAGCCGGCGCATCCGCCAGAGCGGCCGCTGGCCGGACCTGCCAATCGTCGCCCTCACCGCCAACGCCATGCCCGAAGAGCGCGAACGCTGCCGGGCAGCGGGCATGAACGACTACCTAGCCAAGCCGTTTCGCCGCGAAGAGCTACTGGCGCTGGTCGACCACTGGGTGCCGCTCAACGGCTGA
- a CDS encoding class III extradiol ring-cleavage dioxygenase, protein MLPSLFISHGSPMLALHPGASGPALAGLANSLPRPKAIVVVSAHWESRELLVTSNAQPETWHDFYGFPPALYAVQYPAPGEPSLAGQVSELLKASGLPARLDAQRPFDHGAWVPLSLMYPDASIAVVQVSLPSHMGPALQVKVGQALAGLRAEGVLLIGSGSITHNLGELDWHAGPEVIEPWALAFRDWVVERLRADDQAALLDYRQQAPFAVRNHPSDEHLLPLFFATGAGGKFGVVHQGFTLGALGMDIYRFD, encoded by the coding sequence ATGCTGCCTAGCCTGTTCATCTCCCATGGTTCCCCCATGCTCGCCCTGCACCCCGGTGCCAGCGGGCCAGCGTTGGCCGGGCTGGCCAACAGCCTGCCACGCCCAAAGGCGATCGTGGTGGTGTCGGCGCACTGGGAAAGCCGTGAACTGCTGGTGACCAGCAACGCACAGCCAGAGACCTGGCACGACTTCTACGGTTTCCCACCGGCTTTGTACGCGGTGCAGTACCCGGCGCCGGGCGAGCCTTCCCTGGCAGGCCAGGTCAGCGAGTTGTTGAAGGCTTCCGGGCTGCCAGCCCGGCTGGACGCCCAGCGGCCGTTCGACCACGGCGCTTGGGTACCGTTGTCGCTGATGTATCCGGATGCGAGCATTGCGGTGGTGCAGGTTTCACTGCCCAGCCACATGGGGCCGGCGTTGCAGGTGAAGGTGGGTCAGGCATTGGCGGGGTTGCGCGCTGAGGGTGTGCTGCTGATCGGTTCGGGAAGTATTACCCACAACCTGGGCGAGCTGGACTGGCATGCCGGGCCGGAGGTGATCGAGCCATGGGCGCTGGCGTTCAGGGATTGGGTGGTGGAGCGGCTACGGGCGGATGATCAGGCGGCGTTGCTGGATTACCGGCAGCAGGCGCCGTTCGCGGTGCGTAACCATCCCAGTGATGAGCATCTGCTGCCGTTGTTCTTTGCAACGGGGGCCGGGGGCAAGTTTGGGGTGGTGCACCAAGGCTTTACCTTGGGGGCGCTGGGGATGGACATTTATCGGTTCGACTGA
- a CDS encoding glutathione peroxidase, with protein sequence MAGLMLDIPCVTLGGEHKKLGDFPGKALLVVNTASQCGFTPQYKGLEQLWQAYHERGLVVLGFPCNQFGKQEPGDAREIAQFCERNFGVSFPLFRKVDVNGPGAHPLFVELKQRAPGILGSQKIKWNFTKFLVDPASGQVTRYAPTTKPQALEADIERLLSR encoded by the coding sequence ATGGCTGGATTGATGCTGGACATCCCCTGCGTGACCCTGGGCGGCGAGCACAAGAAGCTCGGCGACTTCCCGGGCAAGGCGTTGCTGGTGGTCAATACCGCCAGCCAGTGCGGCTTTACCCCGCAGTACAAGGGCCTGGAGCAGCTGTGGCAGGCCTACCATGAGCGTGGCCTGGTGGTGCTGGGCTTCCCGTGCAACCAGTTCGGCAAGCAGGAACCGGGCGATGCGCGGGAGATTGCACAGTTTTGCGAGCGCAACTTTGGCGTGAGCTTTCCGCTGTTTCGCAAGGTCGACGTCAACGGCCCGGGCGCCCACCCGCTGTTCGTCGAGCTCAAACAGCGCGCACCGGGCATTCTGGGCAGCCAGAAAATCAAGTGGAACTTCACCAAGTTCCTGGTAGACCCGGCCAGCGGCCAGGTGACGCGTTATGCCCCTACCACCAAGCCGCAGGCCCTTGAAGCAGACATCGAGCGGCTGCTCAGCCGTTGA
- a CDS encoding fimbrial protein: MPSKLSLNLSIAAILGMLSMAGAVQAADECKWESTPGPMQFNHNLGAAAWVARDAPIGSKIASWGLQIMTGTDGARLVCDSDGLRTLTANVTTPLALARGPFPPVDGRNVDGKVLQTSIPGVGLYVEFSSFLNGTANNHFKALDGVGALPFVAEQNERMAPNNLTSNIQRLGYIALIKTDKIPAGPQLFSQEVARANISDVGDALRLTLSGQVMQAQCTLKADAVSANPVQLGQHDIAEFTGQGSTTNPVDFFITLSDCEDDPAGSVARAFMRLDAADGSAPIDRDLGLFSLTTTESSASGIGIQVLRSDNTPVKLEEFIDMAAVTPGTMRFDLRARYYQTAPAVTPGEAKGALNFTIEYR, translated from the coding sequence ATGCCTAGCAAACTATCCTTGAACCTGAGCATCGCTGCGATCCTGGGCATGTTGTCGATGGCCGGCGCTGTACAGGCAGCTGACGAGTGTAAATGGGAATCGACCCCTGGGCCGATGCAGTTCAACCACAACCTCGGCGCCGCTGCATGGGTGGCCAGGGATGCCCCCATCGGTAGCAAGATTGCCTCTTGGGGCTTACAGATCATGACCGGGACCGATGGGGCCCGGTTGGTCTGCGACAGCGACGGCCTCAGGACACTGACTGCCAACGTGACTACGCCATTGGCCCTGGCCCGTGGTCCATTTCCGCCCGTAGATGGTCGCAATGTCGACGGGAAGGTACTGCAGACCAGCATCCCCGGGGTGGGCCTGTATGTGGAATTTTCCAGTTTCCTGAACGGCACAGCCAACAACCACTTCAAAGCACTTGATGGCGTCGGCGCCCTACCCTTTGTGGCCGAACAAAACGAGCGAATGGCCCCCAATAACCTGACCTCGAACATCCAGCGCCTCGGCTACATAGCGCTGATCAAGACCGATAAAATTCCCGCGGGACCACAGCTGTTCAGCCAGGAAGTAGCCAGGGCAAACATCAGCGATGTGGGCGACGCCCTTCGGCTGACCCTGAGCGGCCAGGTGATGCAGGCACAGTGCACGCTCAAGGCCGATGCGGTCAGCGCCAACCCTGTGCAGCTTGGCCAGCACGATATCGCCGAGTTCACGGGACAAGGCAGCACAACCAACCCTGTCGATTTCTTCATCACCCTCAGCGATTGCGAGGACGACCCGGCGGGCAGTGTTGCCCGTGCGTTCATGCGCCTGGATGCCGCGGACGGTTCGGCGCCGATCGACCGTGACCTTGGCCTGTTCAGCCTGACGACCACCGAATCATCTGCCAGTGGTATCGGCATCCAGGTATTGCGCAGCGACAATACCCCGGTGAAGCTGGAGGAGTTCATCGACATGGCTGCCGTTACCCCCGGCACCATGCGGTTTGACCTACGCGCCCGCTATTACCAGACCGCACCTGCGGTGACTCCAGGTGAGGCCAAGGGTGCGTTGAACTTCACCATCGAATACCGCTGA
- a CDS encoding thiopurine S-methyltransferase — MEPAFWHKRWADNQIGFHQGQVNPYLQAHWPALGLAPGSRVLVPLCGKSLDLVWLAGQGYRVLGVELSRQAVESFFREHGLEAEVSQRGAFEVWRGGEVELWCGDFFALRAEDIGDCAGLYDRAALIALPGPMRAGYMQLLSALLPARCRGLLVTLDYDQSLLAGPPFSVGDEEVRKGLAGWQLDELEAVEMIQDSPKFVQAGASSLVERVYQVSR, encoded by the coding sequence ATGGAGCCAGCGTTCTGGCACAAGCGGTGGGCCGACAATCAGATCGGTTTTCACCAGGGGCAGGTCAATCCATATCTACAGGCGCACTGGCCGGCACTGGGGCTGGCGCCGGGCAGCCGCGTGCTGGTGCCGCTGTGCGGCAAAAGCCTGGACTTGGTCTGGCTGGCAGGGCAGGGGTATCGCGTATTGGGTGTGGAGCTGTCGCGCCAGGCAGTGGAGAGCTTTTTCCGCGAACATGGGCTTGAGGCCGAAGTTTCGCAGCGGGGGGCTTTCGAGGTTTGGCGCGGTGGCGAGGTCGAGCTGTGGTGCGGCGATTTCTTTGCTTTGCGGGCAGAAGATATTGGCGACTGCGCGGGGCTTTATGACCGGGCGGCGCTGATTGCGCTTCCTGGGCCGATGCGTGCGGGTTATATGCAGCTGCTGTCGGCTTTGCTGCCTGCGAGGTGCCGGGGGCTGCTGGTGACTCTGGATTATGACCAGTCACTGCTGGCCGGGCCGCCGTTTTCGGTAGGGGATGAAGAGGTGAGAAAGGGGTTGGCGGGTTGGCAGCTCGATGAGCTGGAGGCAGTGGAGATGATTCAGGACAGCCCCAAGTTTGTGCAAGCCGGAGCTTCCAGCTTGGTGGAGCGGGTGTATCAGGTTAGCCGTTGA